The sequence CGCCACAACACCGGCAGGGGGCGACGTGTCAGGCTAGGGCGGTGAACGAGCCGGGAACCGAGCTGGCGGCCACGCTGCGCCGGATCGAGCGGGCGGCGGGAGCGCTCGCCACCGCCAGCGTGGCGCGGATGGACGAGACACTGCCCTGGTTCCGCGAGCTCCCGGCCGACCAACGCTCCTGGGTCATGTTGGTGGCGCAGGCTGGCGCCCGCTCACTGGTGCAGTGGCTGCGCGCCGGCGGCGGCACCGCGGACAGCACCCAGGAGGTCTCCGACGAGGTCTTCGCGACCGCGCCGCAAGCCCTGGCCCGCTCCATCAGCCTCCAGCAGACAGTGGCCCTGATCAAGGTGACCATCGACGTGGTGGAGGAACGGGTCCCGACCCTCGCCGCTCCCGGCGAGGAGCAGCAGTTACGAGATGTGGTGCTGCGCTACTCCCGGGAGATCGCGTTCGCCGCCGCCCGGGTGTACGCGCGGGCCGCCGAGTCCCGTGGTTCCTGGGACGCCCGACTCCAGGCCCTCCTGGTCGACGCGCTGCTGCGTGGCGACTCACCAGACGTGTTGGCCAGCCGGGCGGCGGCGCTGGGTTGGGCGGACGCGCCCCCGGTGGCGGTGGCGGTAGGCCGCTCCCCGGGCGGGGAGGTCTCCGCCGTGCTGCACACCGTCTACCGCTTGGCCCGGCGAATCGGCGCCGAGGTGATCGGCGGCGTGCACGGCGACCGCCTGGTCATCGTGCTCGGTGGCGTGGCCGATCCGGTGGCCGCCACCGGCAAGCTGCTCGACGCCTTTGGTACCGGCCCGGTCGTGGTGGGCCCGGCCGTGCCGAGCCTGGACGAGGCCACCGACTCCGCCCGGGCCGCGCTCGCCGGTTTCCGGGCCGCCCCCGCCTGGCCGGCCGCGCCCCGACCGGTGCCCGCGGCCGACCTGCTGCCGGAGCGGGCGCTTGCCGGGGATGCCGAGGCCCGCC comes from Salinispora tropica CNB-440 and encodes:
- a CDS encoding helix-turn-helix domain-containing protein translates to MNEPGTELAATLRRIERAAGALATASVARMDETLPWFRELPADQRSWVMLVAQAGARSLVQWLRAGGGTADSTQEVSDEVFATAPQALARSISLQQTVALIKVTIDVVEERVPTLAAPGEEQQLRDVVLRYSREIAFAAARVYARAAESRGSWDARLQALLVDALLRGDSPDVLASRAAALGWADAPPVAVAVGRSPGGEVSAVLHTVYRLARRIGAEVIGGVHGDRLVIVLGGVADPVAATGKLLDAFGTGPVVVGPAVPSLDEATDSARAALAGFRAAPAWPAAPRPVPAADLLPERALAGDAEARRRLRHDVYATLARSGGELLETLDAFFTASGTLESTARALFVHPNTVRYRLRRVAEVTGLSPLAARDAYALQVALTVGRLDPVVALTPNRTTNSINPKTGQ